gtcttttactgaccatgcactgccacttgtcacctttattgccacgtcattgatttctaatttttggggataacatataGTTATacccttatatcaactcttaccttgatatggtgttgatagagccacccaagggacctatggacctataaaatcaagctccaataaatattacattattaatcaaagctctttgattaaataatcatatttattaatctcatgattactccactaaaaatatgagattgaactcttgaaaaTTATAGACAAATATTTACTGAGtaatttattaagaataaagtgtccactgatataatcattacatacaacgttaatcctctattaatggttcataattaaaagggaataaaattatcgtttcacccttttagctatatcttgttgttgagtctagtttatgtcatgtttaggtggtgttttaggtagtcttttatgtcgtttttctttcatttagtgcgggtttatgcttttgtttgtttgttttgcagTTTTGTGAATAAAAAGGAAGATGTGAATACTTGGAGGAAATTGgttcaaaaagagaagaaatatcCAAGTTTCAGTGTTATTTTTGACAAAGGATGGATCTCAGTGTGATTTGAAGGTATTGGTTATTTTTTGGGCTTAAAAATGCATGAGTTGAAAAATGTCTTAAGGGCTGCGGCTTGAGCACTTTGGAGCTGTGGCCAGCCCTTTAAACAGAATCAATGTTTCGGAGTAGAGActtgggccgcgacatggctaaGGAGGGCCGCGACTTTGTAGAGCTGAATCTCAGAAATCAgagacacgggtcgcggcatggctttGGGAGAGTCGCGACCTAGAATTGCAGATCTTCAAGAATtagggacacgggccgcggcatggtgcatgTAGAGCCACGACCCGCctctcttaaaaacaaaaaaaattaggttttatTGAAAAAAGGGGGAAACGAAAGAAAAAAAGGAGGTGATACAGAGAAAAGTAGGATATAGTTTAGTGGCTGAAAGGCTTGGAGAGATTCTCAAGTGCTTGTTATTCATTTACTTCTTTATGTTGTTCTTAAATTCAATTGTGATTAGAATGacaattatgaactaattttctgtttagggctattagttgaatcacttgaatccttaTTATGAATTGATGCAATtatcatttcttcttcatcttcttttcaattccttacaatctgtgcttattgattgattattgattggccatctatagtcattatctGTATGTTTTTGAATCAAAACTGAAAAATCGTGATTTGAATTTGCTTTGATTATTTAGGACACAATTCTAATTTGGAACGAGAGTAtctagattaattgtgtaactatctTTTTGAGTTGTTGTGGTTATTGCAATCTTTGTGTttaaatttaccatagaaatatagggaattttcACTTAgcttgagtttataattcataatatgattacAAACTGCTTGTGTCAACTCGTTAATTGAAATAGGAAGAAATAAGAAGAAATTGGTAATCTGTATTAGGgattaatagggaggatagttgatgagattaaacgcACTAATTACTCTCTCTCATTTTTTAAATCAAAGGTTTTTCTATCACTCATTATTTTATTGAATtcttaattattgtttctgcaatttatattttcttctgcTTTGTTTAAAAGAATCAAAAGTTTAATTGACCAAATAGAACAAaaagattaattgactggtaattggtgATTCAGTACTTGAGgatgatacttggttttaccaagattattactaAATTGCGATACGTGCACTTGTGTAGCTATAATTTTCGCAACAAGCTTTTGGTGCCGTTGTCGGGGTCTAAAAACTATCAATATTagtctaattaattttatttctaatttggttatttttTGCCTTGTTTCTAATTTGTTTCAGATGCATTCCTTAGTCAATTTCAGGTAGTTTTGTTATATGCATAGCAGAAGAGGGGCAGGTAGTCTTGTTCATGTTAATCCTGAAATTGAGAAGGCTTGCAAACAAAACAGAAGAAACAAGAGGTTGGCTCGTCAGACTATAGAGATGGCACAAAATGATGGGAATAATGAGGTTCCCGAGGTTATGCAAAATCAGGCTCAAAATCCTACTGCCAGGAGATTGAGAGACTATGTACTACCCACTATAATGGGAGTACAAAACTATATAAGACCGCCGGCTGTGGAGgccaataattttgagattaagctaGCGATCTTGCAAATGGTGCAGTCCACTGTCCAATTTGGTGGTTTACCTTCTGAAGACCCCATATGCACTTGGCGAATTTCTTGGAGTTGTGTGATACCTTCAAATACAATGGGGTCAGTGATGATGCTATAAGGTTGAGactcttcccattttctctagcggGAAAGAGCTAAGAGCTAGCTTAATTCGCTTCAGGCAAATTCTATTAATACATGGAAATACCTTGCTCATAAATTCTTGGCTAAGTTTTTCACTCCCTCGAAGGccgctaaattgaggggagaaatTAATAACTTCTATCAGATGGATGAGGAGTCATTATATAATGCTTGGGAGCGTTTCAACGAGCTATTGAGGAAATTCCCCCAccatggtatagagaagtggatgctaGTTCACAATTCTTACAATGGGCTGTGTGGTACAACTAGAAcgattattgatgctgcagctgGTGGGGCATTCATGAGTAAGAGTGCCAACGAAGCATATGAGCTGCTAGAGGATATGGCCACAAATAATCATCAGTGGTCTGATGAGAGGTCATCTGGGgttagaaaggtagctggggttcATGAACTTGATGTAATTACTGCTTTGACAGCATAAGTGGTCTCTTTGACAAAACAATTACAACAGAAcactgtatctgctaatgcgATTCAGATGACAGCtaggtgtgaaatgtgtggtggttTTCGTTCTTTTGATCAGTGTCCTGCTAGTAGTAATAATAACATTCCTATGGACAAAGCTCAGTTTCAAGCTGTGGGAAATTTTTAGAGGCCattcaataatccattctccaacacATACAACCCTGGGTGGagaaatcatcccaatttttcttggagaaacaatcagggccagcaacctcagtttcagggtaAGTTTAGCAAAATATGCCTCAATAACCAATGAATCAAGCCTTTTCATCACAACAACCTAGGCCACAACAACCAATGAATCAAGCTCCACTAGACAGACCTAATGAATTACAAGCTGCATTATTGactctcaccaacactcaaactcaGTTCATGACAGAGACCAGATCTTCTATCAGAAATCTTGAAACACAAGTGGGGTAGTTGGCTAATATGCTGAATAATAGACCACAGGGAAACTTGCCCAGAAACACTGAAGTTTAtcctaaggagcaagttcaggAAATTACCCTGAGGAGTGGTAAACACATTGAGCAGTCTAGTGTACAACAATCAGTAGTTCAGAATGAAGGTTTGGGTGAAAAGTCTGATACAGCAGAGAAAAGGGTCACTGAAAATCACAAGAGGACATAGAAAGTTCCTCCAGTTGTTGTTGACCAACCAGCCTgagttccatatcctcagaggcttagaaaaactactcttgataaacagttttctaagtttttagaggtgttaaAAAAGCTGCATATCAatattccttttgctgaggctTTGGAGTAGATTCCCAGTTATGTAAAATTCATGAAAGAGATTCTGTCTAAGAAAAGAAAATTGGAAGACTATGAAATTGTGGCGCTCACTGAAGAATGTAGTGCAATATTGCAAATGAAGCTaccccaaaagttgagagatctagggagctttactataccttgcacaattggaaaatttgaatgtaagcatgcatTGTGTGATCTTGGGGTGAGTattaatctgatgcccttatctgtgttcaGAAGACTTGGTATGGGTGAGGCAAGACCAACAACAGTTACTCTACCATTAGCAGATCGGTCAGTGAAGCATCCACGGGGTatcattgaagatgttcttgtgaaggtggataagtttatttttcctgCCGATTTTATCGTTCTTGACATGGAGGAGGATACAGATGTGCCCATTATTCTTGGAAGACCATTTTTAGCCATGGGcaaagctcttattgatgttcaaaagggagagcttaaactcagagttcaaggagatgatgtggtaTTTAATGTCTTCAAGGCAATGAAGTATCcagtggctagtgacagttgatATAGCGTAGATGTGATAGATAAAGCAATCTCAAAAAGAAGGGTGAGTAGTGATGCTTTAGAGGCGGTGTTGAAAGGTGGTGAGGgagatgatgatgatgctgacATGAGAGAATATGTAAATTGGATCAATTCTTACCAACCATACAGGAAGAAGTTTGAAGAGTTAGCAGAGGGGCCTGAAAGACCATTAACATCCATTTAGCAACCATCGCAGTTGGAATTAAAGGCTCTTCTGGATCATTTGAGTTATGCATACTTGGGAGAGAAGGAGACTTTACCTGTAATTGTTTCAGCTGACCTCTCAAAGACTGAATTAGAAAAAATGTTGAGGGTTTTACGGgatcataaattggccattgggtggacattgGCGGATATTAGAGGAATAGGTCCTTCAACAGTAATGCATAAATTTTTATTGGAGGGAGATAGTAAGCCATCTATAGAGGctcagagaagactcaatccagcgaTGAAGGAGGTTGTACTTGAgcagattcttaaatggttggacgtcggggtgatctacccaatttctaatagtgcatgggtgagcccAGTACAAGTGGTACTGAAGAAGGGTGGTATGACCGTGGTGAAAAATgaaaacaatgaactcattccaacgaGAACTGTGACGGGTTGGCAGATTTGTATTTATTACTACAAGCTCAACAAGGctacaaggaaggatcattttcctttgcctttccttgatcaaatgcttgacagATTAGCAGGCCACAACTACTATTGTTTCTTTGATGGGTATTCAGGGTACCATCGATTGTTATTGTACCAGAGGACCCAGAGATAACAACTTTCACATGTccctatggcacatttgctttcaggagaatgccattcaGACTATGTAATGCGCCAACAACATTTCAACGATGCATGATGGCTATATTTTCAGATATGGTGGGAAAAAGcattgagattttcatggatgatttttttGTCTTTGGCTCATCGTTTGACATTTGTTTGGGTAACTTGGAAAATGTGTTGAATCGTTGTGAAAATGAAAATCTAGTGttaaattgggaaaaatgccattttatggtaaaagAGGGAATTGTTCTAGGACACAAGATTTCTAGAGATGGTATTGAGGTGGATAAAGCAAAAATTGCAACAATTGAGAAATTACCACCTCCGGTGTCAGTGAAAGGTGTAAGAAGTTTCCTTGGCCACATGGGATTTTATTGACGATTCATCAAAGATTTTTCTATAGTGTCTAAGCCTCTCTCTTCACTGCTGATGAACGGCGTGGTTTTTGATTTCAATGAGGAGTGCCTTCATGCTTTCAAGGTACTCAAGGAGAAGTTGATATCTGCACCTATAGTTGTGGCTCCAAACTGGGACTTACCGTTCGAATTGATGTGTGCCACTAGTGACTATGTTGTGGGTGCAGTTTTGGGGCAGTGTATTGACAAGGTATTTCGCTCCATTTACTATGCTAGGAGAACTCTCAATGACGCACAATTGAATTACgccactacagaaaaagagttgctagccaTAGTATTTGCTTTTGACAAGTTAAGACCC
The genomic region above belongs to Humulus lupulus chromosome 1, drHumLupu1.1, whole genome shotgun sequence and contains:
- the LOC133825341 gene encoding uncharacterized protein LOC133825341, encoding MLNNRPQGNLPRNTEVYPKEQVQEITLRSGKHIEQSSVQQSVVQNEGLGEKSDTAEKRIPSYVKFMKEILSKKRKLEDYEIVALTEECSAILQMKLPQKRLGMGEARPTTVTLPLADRSVKHPRGIIEDVLVKVDKFIFPADFIVLDMEEDTDVPIILGRPFLAMDKAISKRRVSSDALEAVLKGGEGDDDDADMREYLELKALLDHLSYAYLGEKETLPVIVSADLSKTELEKMLRVLRDHKLAIGWTLADIRGIGPSTVMHKFLLEGDSKPSIEAQRRLNPAMKEVVLEQILKWRMPFRLCNAPTTFQRCMMAIFSDMVGKSIEIFMDDFFVFGSSFDICLGNLENVLNRCENENLVLNWEKCHFMVKEGIVLGHKISRDGIEVDKAKIATIEKLPPPVSVKGVLKEKLISAPIVVAPNWDLPFELMCATSDYVVGAVLGQCIDKVFRSIYYARRTLNDAQLNYATTEKELLAIVFAFDKLRPYLFGNKVIMYTDHSTIKYLMTKKDAKPRLIRWVLLLQEFDIEIHDKKGTEKLVVDHLSRLEIEESQNEKAMQINDFFPDEQLFGVSENPVVPWFADIVNFLVAKVVPPEMTRQQLKKFYSEVKHYYWEEPILYKHYVDQIIRHCVPEDEMHSILATIYNVRTGNISRRNEMPLNVILEVELFDVWGIDFMGPFPPSYNNEYIFLAVDYVSKWVEATATKTNDCKTILNFLYKHIFTCFGTPRALISDEGSHFVNKQLDALLARYGVYHRTALHITPSQMAKLKFQTGR